The proteins below come from a single Bombus fervidus isolate BK054 chromosome 15, iyBomFerv1, whole genome shotgun sequence genomic window:
- the LOC139994702 gene encoding trissin receptor-like isoform X1, which translates to MQRALSDTHFQLIVQSRFRMIDNRDAVFRKIRDKKSLMDNETSLHDITLNEEYILDRTDVRVIFITLYSIVFVFCFIGNSMVIFVVTFSRRLRSITNFFLANLAVADFCVGIFCVYQTLTNYLMNSWRLGDFLCKVYMFVHALSYTASVLILMVVCIERYLAIVYPIKCRSVLTRSRLQLVIGIVWIVAAIYALPRFFYVETMQNRLITGDVDIICIANIQKHNKTLLDVVNLVFLYLLPLLLMCCLYTRIAVGLWRSGTTLGGPGLATKSKNDSLHRVHSSGRNVLRARRGVIRMLIAVVMMFAICNLPQQARIAWRHWSSSYDRSSNFSTLLTLSTFLISYTNSCLNPFLYAFLSRNFQKGIRELLNCGKARNRSSVLVMGRTARETATQQENDQGNVNDFRRSLLVCLSSDRDSSVAVPPSTEQTIYEKSSY; encoded by the exons ATGCAACGCGCCTTGTCCGATACCCACTTCCAGTTGATCGTTCAA TCTCGTTTCAGAATGATCGACAACCGTGACGCCGTCTTTCGTAAAATTCGTGATAAAAAAAGCTTGATGGACAACGAAACTTCCTTGCACGATATAACTCTAAACGAGGAGTACATTCTTGACAGGACCGATGTTagagtaatttttattacgctCTATTCCATCGTCTTCGTTTTCTGCTTTATCG GTAACTCGATGGTAATCTTTGTGGTAACATTTTCACGACGATTACGGAGTATTACCAACTTCTTTTTGGCGAACCTAGCAGTAGCCGATTTCTGCGTCGGTATCTTTTGCGTGTATCAAACGTTGACAAATTACCTAATGAACAGTTGGCGACTCGGTGATTTTCTCTGCAAAGTATATATGTTCGTCCACGCGCTTTCCTACACAGCTAGCGTATTAATCCTAATGGTGGTTTGCATTGAACGATACTTGGCTATCGTTTATCCGATTAAGTGCAGATCGGTGCTGACAAGAAGCCGACTACAGCTGGTAATAGGAATAGTTTGGATCGTTGCCGCGATTTATGCTTTGCCGAGATTCTTCTATGTTGAGACCATGCAGAATCGTTTAATCACCGGCGACGTGGACATCATTTGCATAGCCAATATCCAGAAGCACAACAAAACTCTGTTGGACGTCGTAAATCTTGtctttctttacttacttCCGCTACTTCTGATGTGCTGCCTTTACACGAGAATCGCTGTCGGGTTATGGAGAAGCGGCACTACCCTCGGAGGACCGGGTTTGGCGACTAAAAGCAAAAATGATAGCCTCCATCGTGTTCACAGTTCCGGTAGGAATGTACTTCGCGCCAGACGTGGGGTAATAAG AATGCTAATCGCAGTGGTGATGATGTTCGCCATATGCAATCTGCCGCAACAAGCACGGATCGCCTGGCGCCACTGGAGCTCGAGTTATGATCGATCATCGAACTTCAGCACCCTCCTAACCTTATccacttttttaatttcctacACAAACTCTTGTCTGAATCCTTTTCTATATGCTTTCCTCTCGCGAAACTTTCAAAAAGGAATAAGAGAACTGCTGAACTGCGGAAAGGCAAGAAATCGAAGCAGCGTTTTGGTCATGGGACGTACTGCAAGAGAAACAGCAACGCAACAAGAAAACGACCAAGGGAACGTAAATGATTTTCGGCGAAGTTTACTGGTCTGTCTTAGTTCTGATCGAGACAGCTCTGTTGCAGTTCCACCGAGTACAGAGCAAACCATTTATGAAAAATCCAGTTACTAA
- the LOC139994706 gene encoding cation-dependent mannose-6-phosphate receptor, whose amino-acid sequence MIRKNEILFVFGSLLIIFCKQTSSECRQLTSCSCMFSNWEGYSLMPLVNSRFINSTEQNYTFFFHPCTNKLLSDNVTSECSRGNGASLCAAFNNTTFVLGKAEETKIVFEGDDLKPPVFMFHHKNYTTKIALSCCSSCETRLYVESLNTSRNEYHLLLTSIYACKTLMHSKGLSIGSTLLIYLFVISGIYFIGGALTLKFLRGATGWEMMPNHSFWQSLPSLVKDGISFTFNCCRLDSYERI is encoded by the exons ATGATCAGGAAAAATGAGATTTTGTTTGTGTTTGGAtcacttttaataattttttgcaAGCAAACTTCTTCGGAATGTAGACAATTAACGAGTTGCTCGTGCATGTTTTCAAACTGGGAAGGGTACAGTTTGATGCCGCTGGTTAATTCAAG ATTTATAAATAGTACCGAACAGAATTACACTTTTTTCTTCCATCCTTGTACAAATAAACTACTGTCGGATAATGTAACGAGCGAATGTTCCCGCGGAAATGGTGCTTCT TTGTGTGCCGCATTCAACAACACTACTTTTGTGCTAGGTAAAGCAGAGGAAACAAAAATAGTTTTCGAAGGTGATGATTTGAAACCACCTGTTTTCATGTTTCATCATAAGAACTATACAACAAAAATAGCCCTGTCATGTTGCAGTTCATGTGAAACACGCTTGTACGTGGAATCTCTCAATACATCTCGTAACGAATAT CATCTACTCTTAACGTCTATTTATGCTTGTAAAACATTGATGCATTCTAAGGGCCTTTCCATTGGTTCTACATTACTCATTTATCTCTTTGTGATTTCTGGAATATACTTTATTGGTGGAGCACTAACTTTGAAGTTCTTGAGGGGTGCAACAGGTTGGGAAATGATGCCCAATCATAGCTTCTGGCAAAGCCTTCCTTCACTCGTTAAA gATGGAATCTCCTTCACTTTTAACTGTTGTCGTCTAGATAGCTacgaaagaatataa
- the LOC139994699 gene encoding D-3-phosphoglycerate dehydrogenase: MFSTLGSVLISDPVDACCSELLVRHGIPVTTKYKLSKEELIKELQNHEGLIVRSETKVVNDVFASCPNLRVVGRAGTGVDNIDLQAATRKGVIVLNTPGGNSISACELTCALISSLARNVPQAVQSLKEGRWDRKLYSGFELSGKTLAVLGMGRIGREVTRRMQTFGMRVIAFDPLLTCEIANQIGVEKLTLDEIWPIADYITVHTPLIPQTKNLINATTLAKCKKGIRIVNVARGGIVDEEALLNALKSEHCAGAALDVFIEEPPKNPVTLELIAHPKVIATPHLGASTEEAQQRVAEEIAQQFLALSDKSTEYTVTGIVNAPMLHAAMSEENASWIELSKKLGQLIGRFLKGKLNVTVNSQTVGNISMREKVFVHTAVLVGILSGQTKNGLNLISAPILAKDIGIDVKGSHKESTDGEAIVVEAEGHQIKGTVRDNEPLLLSLNDAQFGNGIALGNYVSLYQTNNVQDLAKIVNAFSTKGINVCNLNVSGSWMVIQTDQEVSVRVDSIESF; this comes from the exons ATGTTCAGCACACTCGGAAGTGTTCTCATAAGCGATCCTGTGGACGCGTGTTGCAGCGAACTGCTTGTTCGCCACGGCATTCCGGTCACCACTAAATACAAGCTATCAAAGGAGGAACTAATAAAAGAGCTTCAG AATCACGAAGGATTGATCGTGCGATCGGAGACAAAGGTGGTCAACGACGTGTTTGCTAGTTGTCCAAATCTTCGCGTGGTCGGCCGAGCTGGCACTGGCGTCGATAACATAGATCTTCAAGCTGCCACGAGAAAGGGAGTCATCGTGTTAAA TACACCCGGTGGAAACAGCATCAGCGCTTGCGAGTTGACGTGCGCGTTAATCTCTAGTTTGGCACGTAACGTTCCTCAGGCGGTTCAGTCGTTGAAAGAAGGACGATGGGACAGAAAATTGTATTCCGGTTTCGAGTTATCTGGAAAAACACTTGCGGTGCTTGGAATGGGTCGAATCGGTCGCGAAGTGACTCGGAGGATGCAAACGTTTGGCATGCGTGTGATCGCCTTTGATCCTCTACTCACGTGCGAAATCGCAAACCAGATTGGTGTGGAGAAGCTCACTTTAGATGAGATATGGCCCATAGCTGATTACATCACCGTACATACGCCGCTTATTCCTCAGACAAAAA ATCTGATCAACGCTACGACCTTGGCAAAGTGTAAAAAGGGAATACGTATTGTAAACGTGGCTCGCGGTGGTATCGTGGATGAAGAAGCATTGTTGAATGCATTGAAGTCGGAACACTGCGCTGGAGCAGCTTTGGACGTCTTTATTGAAGAACCACCGAAAAATCCTGTCACTCTTGAGTTAATCGCACATCCCAAAGTCATCGCTACTCCTCATTTAG GAGCAAGTACCGAGGAAGCTCAGCAGCGAGTGGCCGAAGAGATAGCCCAGCAGTTTCTAGCATTATCTGATAAATCGACAGAATATACAGTTACCGGAATCGTAAATGCACCGATGTTGCATGCTGCCATGTCAGAGGAGAACGCATCGTGGATCGAACTGTCGAAAAAGTTGGGTCAACTGATCGGTCGGTTCTTGAAAGGGAAACTGAATGTAACTGTAAATAGTCAAACAGTTGGTAATATCAGCATGCGAGAAAAGGTATTCGTCCACACAGCCGTTCTCGTTGGAATTTTATCAGGGCAAACAAAGAACGGTTTGAACTTAATAAGTGCACCTATATTAGCCAAGGACATAGGTATTGATGTTAAAGGAAGCCACAAAGAGTCGACTGATGGGGAAGCAATCGTTGTTGAAGCTGAAGGTCATCAGATCAAAG GAACGGTCCGTGACAATGAACCACTGTTGCTCTCGCTAAATGATGCACAATTCGGCAATGGAATCGCTCTAGGAAACTACGTCTCCTTGTATCAAACCAACAACGTCCAAGATCTGGCGAAAATTGTGAACGCTTTCTCCACAAAAGGCATCAATGTTTGCAACTTGAACGTCAGCGGAAGCTGGATGGTGATTCAAACCGATCAAGAAGTTTCCGTACGTGTTGACAGCATCGAATCCTTCTGA
- the LOC139994702 gene encoding trissin receptor-like isoform X2 has translation MIDNRDAVFRKIRDKKSLMDNETSLHDITLNEEYILDRTDVRVIFITLYSIVFVFCFIGNSMVIFVVTFSRRLRSITNFFLANLAVADFCVGIFCVYQTLTNYLMNSWRLGDFLCKVYMFVHALSYTASVLILMVVCIERYLAIVYPIKCRSVLTRSRLQLVIGIVWIVAAIYALPRFFYVETMQNRLITGDVDIICIANIQKHNKTLLDVVNLVFLYLLPLLLMCCLYTRIAVGLWRSGTTLGGPGLATKSKNDSLHRVHSSGRNVLRARRGVIRMLIAVVMMFAICNLPQQARIAWRHWSSSYDRSSNFSTLLTLSTFLISYTNSCLNPFLYAFLSRNFQKGIRELLNCGKARNRSSVLVMGRTARETATQQENDQGNVNDFRRSLLVCLSSDRDSSVAVPPSTEQTIYEKSSY, from the exons ATGATCGACAACCGTGACGCCGTCTTTCGTAAAATTCGTGATAAAAAAAGCTTGATGGACAACGAAACTTCCTTGCACGATATAACTCTAAACGAGGAGTACATTCTTGACAGGACCGATGTTagagtaatttttattacgctCTATTCCATCGTCTTCGTTTTCTGCTTTATCG GTAACTCGATGGTAATCTTTGTGGTAACATTTTCACGACGATTACGGAGTATTACCAACTTCTTTTTGGCGAACCTAGCAGTAGCCGATTTCTGCGTCGGTATCTTTTGCGTGTATCAAACGTTGACAAATTACCTAATGAACAGTTGGCGACTCGGTGATTTTCTCTGCAAAGTATATATGTTCGTCCACGCGCTTTCCTACACAGCTAGCGTATTAATCCTAATGGTGGTTTGCATTGAACGATACTTGGCTATCGTTTATCCGATTAAGTGCAGATCGGTGCTGACAAGAAGCCGACTACAGCTGGTAATAGGAATAGTTTGGATCGTTGCCGCGATTTATGCTTTGCCGAGATTCTTCTATGTTGAGACCATGCAGAATCGTTTAATCACCGGCGACGTGGACATCATTTGCATAGCCAATATCCAGAAGCACAACAAAACTCTGTTGGACGTCGTAAATCTTGtctttctttacttacttCCGCTACTTCTGATGTGCTGCCTTTACACGAGAATCGCTGTCGGGTTATGGAGAAGCGGCACTACCCTCGGAGGACCGGGTTTGGCGACTAAAAGCAAAAATGATAGCCTCCATCGTGTTCACAGTTCCGGTAGGAATGTACTTCGCGCCAGACGTGGGGTAATAAG AATGCTAATCGCAGTGGTGATGATGTTCGCCATATGCAATCTGCCGCAACAAGCACGGATCGCCTGGCGCCACTGGAGCTCGAGTTATGATCGATCATCGAACTTCAGCACCCTCCTAACCTTATccacttttttaatttcctacACAAACTCTTGTCTGAATCCTTTTCTATATGCTTTCCTCTCGCGAAACTTTCAAAAAGGAATAAGAGAACTGCTGAACTGCGGAAAGGCAAGAAATCGAAGCAGCGTTTTGGTCATGGGACGTACTGCAAGAGAAACAGCAACGCAACAAGAAAACGACCAAGGGAACGTAAATGATTTTCGGCGAAGTTTACTGGTCTGTCTTAGTTCTGATCGAGACAGCTCTGTTGCAGTTCCACCGAGTACAGAGCAAACCATTTATGAAAAATCCAGTTACTAA